The [Clostridium] scindens ATCC 35704 nucleotide sequence GTAATGGCGCTGCTGATCAGTTCCAGCATCATATGTACGACGGATATGTCGCCTAAAATCTGGGGGATTCCTGCGCTGGGAGCCTTTGGCTACCTGATGGCCTTTGGGATTGTCGTGTACGTATTTATAAAACATATTTTTTCGAAAAAATAAAGGATGCAGGGGAAGGATATGCCCCTGCATCCTTTTTGGCAAGCGGATCATTACTGGCAGTATTTTTCCATATCTTCTACGAAGCCTGCAATCTGGGCAGGGTTATAAGGAATATCCAGGGTAAAATCGCTGAATGCGCGTATCTTCTGAAAATACAGATTCGTATCAGGCTCCTCATGGCCGTTTCTGCACATGTGGTACATGGTAACGCAGTCTGTTGTCTTGGTATCTGTACATTCCTTGCAGATCCATTTTCCCAGATAATAATATCTTCCCTCAATATCATATAAGAATCCAGGGATAGCAAAGGAATAATGTGAAAAATGTGGATAACAATAGGCAACGATAGGGGACGGGGCATTTTTAAAAGTGCCCCGTCCCCTATCGCGATTATGTATAAAAAAGCAAGTGAGTATTTGTGCAATATTATCAAAAAAGAAAATAATTGTTGAAAATTGTTGACATATGTTACAAAAGAGCATACTATGAGACAAAAGTAATGCAAAAGTAATAAATATATTACAAATGTAACGAAGAGGAGGACGGTTAATGGACAATATGTCAAACAATGAAAACAATCAGGGCGGCTCATTAGGTCTTTGGACTTGTGTGGCAATGATCGCAGGAGGTATGGTCGGAAGTGCAATCTTCTCATTGTCAGGCTTAACAATGACGGCCGCAGGACCATCAGCAATTCTTACATGGGCAATTGCGGCGGTAATCATGTTATGTTACGGATTGATTTGTGCAGAACTTTCAACAAGATTTCCGAAATCAGGAGGAGTGTTCGTATTTCCTTCTAAGGCACTTGGAAAAACAGAAAAGGAAGGACGTTTGTGGGGATGGATTTCTACATGGGGATATATTAATGCAAATATTGTTGCTATTGCATTTGCAGCGATTTATGTAGGAACATATTTAAGCGTTGGATTCCCGATATTTGAAGGGAAACAGGTTCCGCTGGCAATTGTTTCTATACTTTTTATTTTTGTTTTAAACAGTGTAAAATTCTCACTTGCAGGAAAGGTCAACAACTTATTAGTATTAGGGCTTGTAATAGCAATGGCTGTTTACATTGGCGTTGCATTTACAACAGGAGCATGGGATGGAGCTACATTAACACCGTTCTTCACACAAGGTTCTGCAGGAAGCACAGGTTTTCTTGCGATGGTACCTACAGCAATGGTTGGATATGGCTCTATCGTAGCAATGGCATTCATGGTTTCTGAAGTTAAGAATCCAAACAAGAATGTGCCAAAATCTATCCTTATTGCGTTGATTCTTGTAGTATCTTTATACGTTGGAATTATCTTAGCTACAGTTGGTATGGTATCAGCAGAATATCTTATGGAAAATCCGGGAATGCAGTTTATTCCGTTATATGCAGCAGCGTTTACAAAACTTGCATCTATTCCATGGATATCTAAAGTAATTTCTATTGCTGCCTTGTTTGCACTTTTAACAACAATGCTTACTGTTACCTCTCTTACTTCAAGAGCTGTACAAGCAACTGCAGAAAAAGGACTTATGCCTGCAAAACTGGCAGAGAACAACAAAGCTGGCGTACCGGTATATGCGACAATTTTAATTATGGCTCCATGTTTAGTAATTTCTTGCTTCCCACAGTTAACATCTACAATCGTAAGCTTTGCAGCATTATTTGCAACAGTGACAATCACGATTAATGTTGTTTCACTTCTTGTAGCAAGAAAGAAATTTGATTTACCGGAAGGTGCGTTCCATGCTCCGGGCGGAAAAGTACTTCCAATTGTTGCTCTTGTATTGATCGTTCTGTGCTATATTCCTGATATCATCGGCGGTGGCTGGAAAATCTGGGCATATACAATTGTATGGTATGTTGTGGGATTGATTTATTACAAAGTAAGAAATGGAAAAAACAAATAGAATATAACATAAGAGGAGAAGAGTAATGGGAAAGAAAATGCAGGATACATGTGTAGCATACGGATATTTTGATGGTATGCATAAAGGACATATAAACGTAGCGAAAAAGACGGTAGAGACCGCAAAGGAAAAGGGACTTACATCTGTAGTTGTAAGTTGTAAAAAAGTCGGAGAGGTTCTCTCAACTGAAGAAGAAAAAGAATATTTATTCAAGGAAACAGGCGTACAGGAATTTGTATGCCGGGATTATGAGGAAATGGCGGAAGAAGATTTCATAAAAAATGTACTGGTAGAAGAATATGGTGCAAAAGTAATCGTACTGGGTGAGAATCATTCAAATGTTGCAAAAGTAAAAGAGGCAGCCAAAGTGTGTGGCGCAGAAGTTGTAATATGTGAGGCAGCGAAGGCACAAGATGGAACTGTGATTACTACAGAGGCTGTAAGAACAGCGTTTGACGCTAGCGATTTTGACAAGATTTTAGAACTTTGCGGACATC carries:
- a CDS encoding APC family permease — its product is MDNMSNNENNQGGSLGLWTCVAMIAGGMVGSAIFSLSGLTMTAAGPSAILTWAIAAVIMLCYGLICAELSTRFPKSGGVFVFPSKALGKTEKEGRLWGWISTWGYINANIVAIAFAAIYVGTYLSVGFPIFEGKQVPLAIVSILFIFVLNSVKFSLAGKVNNLLVLGLVIAMAVYIGVAFTTGAWDGATLTPFFTQGSAGSTGFLAMVPTAMVGYGSIVAMAFMVSEVKNPNKNVPKSILIALILVVSLYVGIILATVGMVSAEYLMENPGMQFIPLYAAAFTKLASIPWISKVISIAALFALLTTMLTVTSLTSRAVQATAEKGLMPAKLAENNKAGVPVYATILIMAPCLVISCFPQLTSTIVSFAALFATVTITINVVSLLVARKKFDLPEGAFHAPGGKVLPIVALVLIVLCYIPDIIGGGWKIWAYTIVWYVVGLIYYKVRNGKNK
- a CDS encoding riboflavin kinase, which produces MGKKMQDTCVAYGYFDGMHKGHINVAKKTVETAKEKGLTSVVVSCKKVGEVLSTEEEKEYLFKETGVQEFVCRDYEEMAEEDFIKNVLVEEYGAKVIVLGENHSNVAKVKEAAKVCGAEVVICEAAKAQDGTVITTEAVRTAFDASDFDKILELCGHPYIMIGSVEHGKALGRTVGMPTANLGVADDKLKPPSGVYATSVKIDDGVFKAMTNIGKRPSVDNYDYVTIEAFILDFARDIYGKKIILGVRQFVRGVQKFDNLEQVQKQVQKDIEKVREVL